The genomic segment TCGGCAGAGGCTCCGGCGCTATACAGCTCTGGATCCCAGTGCCAGTCGGCTGGGCTCCCCGGGAGGATGAGACCATAGACGCGAGGGCCTGAGAAGCGAGGGAAGGGGATCCTATCGGGCGCAAGCCAAATCGGGGTAAGCGAAAAAACCCGAAGAACCTCCTCCCAAATGCTCTGAGAACGCGCATTATACTCACTACACGTCGAGTGGGGAATGGGAATCCCAATAGGAAGTGATTGGCCCGGACTCTTTTCCTTTTGCCCGTGACGACTGGGGAAATGCTCTTCCGTTGGGTGCATCGAACTGTCCAGGGAAAAATACCCAAGACTCTGACGGACGAAAAACTAGCTTCAGTCCCTAGCTTGGCCTTCCGCTATCCCTGGTAATCTTGTGCCATTGGTTACTCCAGGAAAATTGCGCAATGCGACCACCCCAAAAGAAAGTTCCGGCCGCCAGGCAACACCCAGATCTTCTCCCCTGGCTCACGCCGAGAATGTAGTCTTGTTTCCAGAGGATCCTCTTGGGTAAACGGGAACGACCTCCTAGCGCAAGAGTCCGTCGGGCGACAGTCTTTTCCAAGGGTTTTCTTTTTGCTGGCCAGTTGCTCCGGTGCCCTTCTCGGTACATAATGACCAATAAGCCGGAGGTGGCAAAGCGCAGAGCCGGGTAACCCCGCCAGGCCTGAAAGGGAGCAACGGTAACCGGACTCGCGTTGTTGCTGCCTTCGGCGTTTTGTGACTCTATGGCCTATCAAGTCTTTGCCCGCAAGTATCGACCTCAAACGTTTGAGGAAATTGTGGGTCAGGAAACGATTGTTCGCACGCTGACCAATAGTATTCGCATGGGTAGGATTGCCCAGGCCTACCTTTTTGTGGGCCCCAGGGGAACCGGGAAAACGTCGACGGCTCGCATTCTAGCCAAGGCACTCAATTGTTCTGGCGGCCCGCGTGTGGACTTTGATCCCAACGAGGAAGTCTGCCGAGAGATCGCCGAAGGACGGTCCTTAGACGTGCTGGAAATCGACGGGGCTTCGAACAACGGGGTCGAACAGGTTCGGGAGCTGCGCGAAAATGTACGGTTTGCCCCAGCTAAGGGTCGTTTCAAGATCTACGTCATTGACGAAGTCCACATGCTCACGCAGGCAGCGTTTAACGCGCTACTCAAGACGCTGGAAGAGCCCCCAGAGCATGTTCGCTTCATCTTTGCGACCACCGAAGGACATAAGATTCCTTCAACGGTCCTGTCTCGATGCCAGCGGTTTGATTTCCGTAAAATCCCGGTCCCTCTAGTGGCAGGGCATTTGACAACCATCGCTGGGCACGAAGGAATCATCCTTCACCCATCGGCAGCCGTGGCCATTGCAACGCTAGCGGATGGTTCCCTTCGAGATGCCGAGGTGGCTCTGGACCAGCTGGCGAGCTTTTTTGGGAACGAAATTACCGAAAAAGCGGTCTGGGAGCTCTTTGGGCTTCCTCCTGCGGAAGTTCTGGAAGGACTCGCTGAAGCCCTGATCCAAGGCCATGTGGAAGAAGCTTTGAAGTTGGGACGAAAGCTTCTCGATGCTGGTAAGGATCCGGTCCAGCTCATCCACTCGCTTGTATCGCTTTTCCGAAACCTGGCCATTGCTGTGCTAGCGCCCGGAGAAGCTCTACGAGAGAGTTGCGATGGAGTGGAACGCGAGGCAATCCAGCGGTTGGCTCAGCAGCTTTCTCGTACTTCCGTATTGAGTTATTTGGATGAACTGATGACCTGGATGGACCGGCTACGGTACGCGCTCCGGCGAGATATTCTCTTTGAAGTGGCTCTTATTGAATTGGCTTATCTTAAGGAAAAAGTGTCACTCGAAACGCTCTTGCAAGATCTCGCGGGTCTGCCCCTCCCCAAGGAACCATCGAGCATCCCCAAGGAGCCTCTGCCAAAAAGCGAGAGCTCTTTTGCCCAAGATAGTTTAAAACCAACGGAGACTAGCTTATCTTCCGCACGCGTCCAAAGCGGCTCTAGCCCTGGACCGTTGCACGGAAGTACCCGAGAAGCGCCAGACCAAGCTAGGGTCGAGCCAACCCTCCCACAAACCGAAAGCAAGCCTTCGAGAAGCCCGGCCAGCGTCGAGCTAACGGCTTATTCCCCATCTGAGAGCCTATCCAACCGGCTGTCCCCCCATGAAGTATGGACAGCGGCAGTCGAGCATCTACTTTCGATCGATCCCCAGAAGGGTGCGCTTTTGAGAGAAAGGACTCGGGGGGCTTACCTACGATCCGAAGTTTTTGACGTCGAAA from the Candidatus Methylacidithermus pantelleriae genome contains:
- the dnaX gene encoding DNA polymerase III subunit gamma/tau, producing the protein MAYQVFARKYRPQTFEEIVGQETIVRTLTNSIRMGRIAQAYLFVGPRGTGKTSTARILAKALNCSGGPRVDFDPNEEVCREIAEGRSLDVLEIDGASNNGVEQVRELRENVRFAPAKGRFKIYVIDEVHMLTQAAFNALLKTLEEPPEHVRFIFATTEGHKIPSTVLSRCQRFDFRKIPVPLVAGHLTTIAGHEGIILHPSAAVAIATLADGSLRDAEVALDQLASFFGNEITEKAVWELFGLPPAEVLEGLAEALIQGHVEEALKLGRKLLDAGKDPVQLIHSLVSLFRNLAIAVLAPGEALRESCDGVEREAIQRLAQQLSRTSVLSYLDELMTWMDRLRYALRRDILFEVALIELAYLKEKVSLETLLQDLAGLPLPKEPSSIPKEPLPKSESSFAQDSLKPTETSLSSARVQSGSSPGPLHGSTREAPDQARVEPTLPQTESKPSRSPASVELTAYSPSESLSNRLSPHEVWTAAVEHLLSIDPQKGALLRERTRGAYLRSEVFDVEILPERQARGKSAGSFMEVKKVIDEVASILQEKIQALCGSPKRIECLFPRNSEKNPETQPKRTASREASRVLLNEEEFRNDPAIEKALELFQARIVAVKELAPEMEEKTTGSKEKPAPDQST